A single window of Anaerocolumna chitinilytica DNA harbors:
- a CDS encoding MarR family winged helix-turn-helix transcriptional regulator yields the protein MKTDKKEEPRLINCACRNLRMTTRMVTQYYDKALNDSGIKSTQFALLNDIASKEEGLSINELAEYSMMDQTTVTRNIEILRKNGYVIVQTEEKDSRRKRITLSDEGKEKLKDALPLWKNAQTNLQQSIGDEQYKNFLETLSLLKKINN from the coding sequence ATGAAAACAGATAAAAAGGAAGAACCGAGACTAATAAACTGTGCATGCCGAAATCTACGTATGACAACCCGAATGGTTACACAGTATTATGACAAGGCACTTAATGATTCCGGTATAAAATCGACGCAGTTCGCTTTATTAAATGATATTGCTTCCAAAGAAGAAGGCCTTTCAATTAACGAACTGGCTGAATATTCCATGATGGACCAGACAACTGTCACACGTAATATTGAAATCCTACGTAAGAATGGGTATGTAATTGTTCAAACAGAAGAGAAAGACTCACGCAGAAAAAGAATTACCTTAAGTGATGAAGGAAAGGAGAAACTGAAGGACGCCCTACCCCTTTGGAAAAATGCTCAAACCAATCTGCAACAGTCAATTGGTGATGAGCAATATAAAAATTTCCTTGAGACGCTTTCACTTCTTAAGAAAATAAATAATTAG
- a CDS encoding epoxyqueuosine reductase — protein sequence MIESIALSIKQKALELGYEKCGIIPIPMLDGYQEKLEERVKNVPDSGVFYKGQQRLAHVQEEFPWAKSVIILTVPYSKYHVPENVSGHIGKSYLFDVRIDENTTEYQQSRQLELYLQSLGLKVEINRKFGVVGMRWAALQAGLGIIRRNNFFYTESGSWVHLEAFLIDMELELKSNTTLPPCPKNCDRCIKACPTASLCNAYTMNPLRCISFLTTFGGRNLPQEPMAENFGEWIYGCDVCQDVCPMNHKKWAAQEAFPGLTELAPSLTAEALLNMGEDFYRDKVQPKFFYLTADELWKWKVNALNYIKNHYQEQYRQLVLDALESPYPKVREMAESICVLYSIDKN from the coding sequence ATGATCGAATCAATCGCATTATCAATAAAACAAAAGGCTTTAGAATTAGGCTATGAAAAATGCGGCATCATTCCAATTCCTATGCTGGACGGATATCAGGAGAAACTGGAGGAACGGGTTAAAAATGTTCCGGACTCCGGAGTATTTTATAAAGGCCAACAGCGCCTGGCTCATGTTCAGGAGGAATTCCCTTGGGCGAAATCTGTAATTATACTGACTGTTCCTTATTCGAAGTATCATGTTCCAGAAAATGTTTCCGGACATATTGGGAAGTCATACCTTTTTGATGTACGTATTGACGAGAATACCACGGAATATCAACAGAGCCGCCAATTGGAATTATACCTGCAAAGCCTTGGGCTGAAAGTTGAAATCAACCGGAAATTTGGAGTTGTCGGAATGCGCTGGGCAGCATTACAGGCTGGTCTGGGAATTATCCGACGGAATAATTTTTTCTATACGGAATCTGGTTCCTGGGTTCATCTGGAAGCATTTTTGATTGACATGGAACTGGAACTTAAAAGTAATACCACTCTGCCTCCCTGCCCGAAAAACTGTGACCGTTGTATCAAAGCCTGTCCCACCGCTTCCCTTTGTAATGCCTACACCATGAATCCCCTTCGCTGCATTTCCTTTTTAACAACTTTCGGCGGAAGGAACCTCCCACAGGAACCTATGGCCGAGAATTTTGGAGAATGGATTTATGGGTGTGATGTCTGTCAGGATGTATGCCCTATGAATCACAAAAAGTGGGCAGCACAAGAGGCTTTTCCGGGACTTACTGAACTCGCCCCTTCTCTTACCGCAGAAGCCCTTCTGAATATGGGAGAGGACTTCTATCGAGATAAGGTCCAGCCCAAATTTTTCTACCTTACAGCAGATGAACTCTGGAAATGGAAGGTAAATGCACTTAATTATATAAAGAACCATTACCAAGAGCAATACCGTCAGTTAGTTTTGGACGCTTTGGAAAGCCCCTATCCTAAAGTAAGAGAAATGGCAGAAAGTATCTGCGTCCTTTATTCCATCGATAAGAATTGA
- a CDS encoding GNAT family N-acetyltransferase, with protein MIYFKTLDNISIEVVHKTFQEAFSDYQVKIELPLWKFQQMLLRRGYHPAISIGAFQDERLVGIVLNGLRQWKGKVTAYDLGTGVIAEFRRQGITSEMLLQVKSLLKTKQVEQYLLEVLKTNQSAIELYNKQGFELQREFSCYQLEKEKFIPKTSVKVKHLERLELKELREFWNFEPSWQNSESSIEAVPEAFEYVIAEYSSTVIAYGMIDKKTGDIPQIAVHKDIRRKGIGSSILSELVRSTDAQRVSVLNVEASDKSMNDFLVQSGFNYQVGQYEMLLKVQF; from the coding sequence ATGATTTATTTTAAGACTTTAGACAATATCAGTATTGAAGTTGTACATAAAACCTTTCAGGAGGCATTTTCAGATTATCAGGTTAAGATAGAGCTGCCGCTCTGGAAGTTTCAGCAGATGCTTCTAAGAAGAGGGTATCATCCTGCAATATCTATAGGAGCTTTCCAGGATGAGAGGCTGGTCGGGATCGTGCTGAATGGATTACGACAATGGAAGGGAAAGGTTACCGCATATGATCTTGGAACCGGTGTTATTGCGGAATTCAGAAGACAGGGTATAACCAGTGAGATGCTTTTGCAAGTCAAAAGCTTACTTAAGACAAAGCAGGTGGAGCAATATTTACTTGAAGTGCTGAAAACCAACCAATCTGCCATAGAGCTTTATAATAAGCAGGGATTTGAGTTACAAAGAGAATTTTCCTGCTATCAATTAGAGAAAGAAAAATTTATCCCCAAAACAAGTGTTAAGGTGAAGCACCTTGAGAGGCTTGAGCTTAAGGAACTAAGAGAATTCTGGAACTTTGAACCTTCCTGGCAGAATTCTGAGTCATCAATTGAAGCTGTACCGGAAGCTTTCGAATATGTCATTGCGGAATACAGCAGTACTGTGATAGCTTATGGTATGATTGATAAAAAGACCGGTGATATACCTCAGATTGCGGTTCATAAGGATATCAGGCGCAAAGGGATCGGGAGCAGTATATTGTCCGAATTAGTTAGAAGTACTGATGCACAGAGAGTTAGTGTACTCAATGTAGAGGCCTCTGATAAAAGCATGAATGATTTTCTGGTTCAATCAGGTTTTAATTATCAGGTTGGCCAATACGAAATGCTTTTAAAAGTACAATTCTGA
- the melA gene encoding alpha-glucosidase/alpha-galactosidase, which produces MSFKIAFIGAGSVGFTRTLFSDLMAVPEFHDLEVAFTDINQHNLDMVTSLCQRDLQENGLSIQIHATTDRREAFTNARYIINCVRIGMLEAFETDVEIPLKYGIDQCVGDTLCAGGIMYGQRGVAAILDFCKDIREVAAPGAIMLNYSNPNAMLTWAANKYGKVKTIGLCHGVQGGHDQIARALGLKKEEVDIICAGINHQTWYISVKHKGEDMLPKILPAYLANEELSKTEKVRIDVLKNFGFYSTESNGHLSEYVAWYRKRPDEVEKWIDLGVWINGETGGYLRVCREGRNWFEDDFPNWMKEPAKQYTSENRSQEHGSYIIEGLETGRVYRGHFNVMNDGCITNLPAESVVEVPGYIDANGINIPKVGDLPLGCAAICSQSIWVQRLAVEAAVTGDIALLRQAMLMDPLTGAVCTPAEIYQMVDEMLVAGEAWLPQYQEEIKLAKVRLSSENLIPSKDYKGIKVPEKSIEEMRRNKEEASKNAAQTDKAIERPASR; this is translated from the coding sequence ATGTCATTTAAAATTGCTTTTATCGGTGCCGGAAGTGTAGGTTTTACAAGGACTTTATTCTCCGATTTGATGGCAGTTCCTGAGTTCCATGATCTTGAAGTAGCTTTTACTGATATCAATCAACACAATTTGGACATGGTTACATCTCTTTGCCAAAGAGACCTTCAGGAGAATGGTCTCTCCATCCAGATTCACGCAACCACTGACCGTAGGGAGGCCTTTACAAATGCCCGCTATATTATTAATTGTGTCCGCATCGGAATGCTGGAAGCTTTTGAAACTGATGTGGAGATTCCTTTAAAATACGGAATAGACCAATGTGTGGGCGATACCTTATGTGCCGGAGGGATAATGTATGGCCAGCGTGGTGTGGCTGCAATATTGGATTTCTGCAAGGATATCAGAGAAGTTGCTGCCCCTGGTGCAATTATGCTCAATTATTCCAATCCTAATGCAATGCTTACCTGGGCTGCCAATAAATACGGAAAAGTTAAGACCATCGGTCTATGTCATGGAGTACAAGGCGGCCATGACCAGATTGCCCGAGCTCTTGGATTAAAGAAAGAAGAAGTTGATATTATCTGTGCCGGAATCAATCACCAGACTTGGTATATCTCTGTTAAACACAAAGGGGAGGATATGCTGCCTAAAATTCTTCCGGCTTACCTTGCAAATGAAGAATTATCAAAGACTGAGAAGGTTCGAATTGATGTCTTAAAGAATTTTGGATTTTATTCTACGGAATCGAATGGACATTTGTCCGAATATGTTGCCTGGTACAGAAAACGCCCTGACGAAGTGGAAAAATGGATTGACTTAGGTGTTTGGATTAATGGTGAAACCGGTGGATATCTCAGAGTTTGCAGGGAAGGAAGAAATTGGTTCGAGGATGATTTCCCTAACTGGATGAAAGAACCAGCAAAGCAATATACTTCAGAGAATCGAAGCCAGGAACATGGCTCCTACATCATTGAAGGTCTGGAAACCGGACGGGTATACCGCGGACATTTTAATGTGATGAATGACGGTTGTATTACGAATCTTCCTGCGGAGAGTGTAGTTGAGGTTCCTGGATACATAGATGCTAATGGTATTAATATCCCAAAGGTAGGTGATCTGCCCCTTGGTTGTGCTGCTATTTGTTCTCAAAGTATCTGGGTACAGCGCCTGGCTGTAGAAGCTGCTGTAACTGGTGATATTGCCCTGCTCCGCCAGGCAATGTTAATGGACCCATTAACAGGTGCAGTCTGCACACCTGCAGAAATCTATCAGATGGTGGATGAAATGCTGGTCGCAGGCGAAGCTTGGTTACCTCAGTATCAGGAGGAAATTAAGCTGGCAAAGGTAAGACTGTCTTCTGAAAACTTGATACCTTCCAAAGACTATAAAGGTATCAAAGTACCTGAGAAGTCCATAGAGGAAATGCGAAGAAACAAAGAAGAAGCCAGCAAAAATGCAGCGCAAACCGATAAAGCAATAGAAAGGCCAGCTTCAAGATAA
- a CDS encoding AraC family transcriptional regulator, protein MKDFIREQSVQAADNVSLYSRNNRDNWFKVNRYYAMNFDFFEMEPHTHGEFEIMYIASGCCNIYSWTQKEEKRWEMKEGEYVIIDGDTKHQLEVVRGVRCRILNLEISLLPQVEDLSIKKLSGQSKSLEDFLKMPVPIFKGYDAEGNLHSILTDIHKQLQNSTDEMEHKVMQNLNLARLLIELGRQRMKKYRNDGGSKYVRMALAYMNNNYDKDIRIEDIAEEIGISSAYLQRLFKEQTGKTLVDKVNELRIEKAKLLLETSRLPVTDIAFSVGFNNRQHFAYTFRKLTGCSPSVYCKHRGDYQIWI, encoded by the coding sequence ATGAAAGATTTCATTAGAGAGCAAAGTGTTCAAGCAGCAGATAATGTAAGCTTATACAGTAGGAACAATCGGGATAACTGGTTTAAGGTTAACAGGTACTACGCTATGAACTTTGATTTCTTTGAGATGGAACCCCACACCCACGGAGAATTTGAGATTATGTATATAGCCAGCGGCTGCTGTAATATATACAGCTGGACTCAAAAGGAAGAAAAAAGATGGGAGATGAAAGAAGGAGAGTATGTAATCATTGACGGTGATACAAAACATCAGCTGGAAGTAGTAAGAGGAGTAAGATGCCGAATATTAAACCTGGAAATCTCGCTGTTACCACAGGTGGAGGATTTGAGTATAAAAAAGCTTAGCGGTCAGTCCAAATCCCTGGAGGATTTTTTGAAAATGCCGGTCCCCATATTCAAGGGTTATGATGCAGAGGGCAATTTGCATTCGATTCTGACAGATATTCATAAGCAGCTGCAAAATTCAACGGATGAAATGGAACATAAGGTAATGCAGAATCTGAACCTGGCCAGACTTCTGATTGAGCTTGGAAGACAAAGAATGAAAAAATATCGGAACGATGGCGGGAGTAAGTATGTGCGCATGGCTCTTGCTTATATGAATAATAATTACGATAAAGATATCAGAATTGAAGATATTGCAGAAGAGATAGGGATATCCTCCGCTTATCTTCAGCGGCTGTTTAAAGAACAAACCGGTAAGACACTGGTGGATAAAGTGAATGAGCTTCGGATTGAAAAGGCGAAACTTCTTCTTGAAACCAGCAGGCTGCCTGTAACGGACATTGCATTTAGTGTTGGCTTTAACAACCGCCAGCATTTTGCCTATACCTTTCGAAAGCTTACCGGATGCTCGCCTTCTGTTTACTGCAAACACAGGGGAGATTATCAAATCTGGATATAA
- a CDS encoding winged helix-turn-helix transcriptional regulator: MEHYTLSPDCTNGICPVETTLNIISGKWKGIILFRLLGGKKRFGELKKLMPTITFRTLTLQLRQLEEDGIVERTVYAEVPPRVDYALTELGESMRPIIQAMFDWGIGYQKLTGKLEQ, translated from the coding sequence ATGGAACATTATACACTTTCACCGGATTGCACCAATGGAATCTGCCCTGTTGAAACCACTTTAAATATTATAAGCGGAAAATGGAAAGGCATTATACTTTTCCGGCTTCTGGGCGGAAAGAAGCGTTTTGGCGAATTAAAAAAACTAATGCCAACTATTACCTTTCGTACTTTAACTCTTCAATTGCGTCAGCTTGAAGAAGACGGTATCGTTGAGAGAACGGTCTATGCGGAAGTTCCTCCTCGAGTGGATTATGCCTTGACAGAACTTGGCGAATCCATGCGCCCGATTATTCAGGCAATGTTTGATTGGGGTATAGGCTATCAGAAACTGACAGGTAAGCTAGAACAGTAA
- a CDS encoding NAD(P)H-dependent oxidoreductase → MSNINETIIKAFQFRHACKNFDGNKAVSKEDFDTILEAAHLSPSSFGFEPWKLIVVQDEEIKKKLYPIAWGAQNSLKGASHLVILLARKKSDTIYSSDYVTHIMRDVQKLPEQIVEGKREAFRNFQQNDFNLLESDRALFDWASKQTYIAMANMLTTAAFLGIDSCPIEGFHQKAVEELLANEGLLDQNLFGVSVMASFGYRAEAPSFEKTRQPLSDIVIWK, encoded by the coding sequence ATGAGTAATATCAATGAAACAATTATAAAGGCATTCCAATTCCGCCATGCCTGCAAGAATTTTGATGGAAACAAAGCTGTATCAAAAGAAGATTTTGATACTATTTTAGAGGCAGCACATCTGTCCCCTTCCTCTTTTGGCTTCGAACCTTGGAAACTGATAGTAGTTCAGGATGAAGAAATAAAAAAGAAACTTTACCCGATTGCCTGGGGAGCTCAGAATAGTTTAAAGGGTGCCAGTCATTTGGTGATATTATTAGCCAGAAAAAAATCTGATACTATTTATAGCTCCGACTATGTAACCCATATAATGCGGGATGTACAGAAGCTGCCGGAGCAGATTGTAGAAGGTAAGAGAGAGGCATTTCGTAATTTCCAGCAAAATGATTTTAACCTGCTGGAAAGTGATAGAGCATTGTTTGACTGGGCTAGTAAGCAGACCTATATTGCCATGGCAAATATGTTAACTACGGCAGCATTTTTAGGGATTGACTCCTGTCCCATTGAAGGTTTTCATCAAAAGGCAGTTGAAGAGCTGCTTGCAAATGAAGGGCTTCTGGATCAGAACCTGTTCGGTGTATCCGTTATGGCAAGCTTTGGCTATCGCGCAGAAGCACCAAGCTTTGAAAAGACAAGACAGCCATTAAGTGATATTGTTATCTGGAAATAA